A window from Mus caroli chromosome 2, CAROLI_EIJ_v1.1, whole genome shotgun sequence encodes these proteins:
- the Dbh gene encoding dopamine beta-hydroxylase, whose amino-acid sequence MQAHLSHQPCWSSLPSPSVREVASMYGTAVAIFLVILVAALRGSEPPESPFPYHIPLDPEGILELSWNVSYVQEVIHFQLQVQGLRAGVLFGMSDRGEMENADLIMLWTDGDRAYFADAWSDRKGQIHLDSQQDYQLLQAQRTRDGLSLLFKRPFVTCDPKDYVIEDDTVHLVYGILEEPFQSLEAINTSGLHTGLQRVQLLKSEVPTPSMPEDVQTMDIRAPDILIPDNETTYWCYITELPPHFPRHHIIMYEAIVTEGNEALVHHMEVFQCAAESEDFPKFNGPCDSKMKPDRLNYCRHVLAAWALGAKAFYYPKEAGVLFGGPGSSRFLRLEVHYHNPRKIQGRQDSSGIRLHYTATLRRYDAGIMELGLVYTPLMAIPPQETAFVLTGYCTDKCTQMALQDSGIHIFASQLHTHLTGRKVVTVLARDGQERKVVNRDNHYSPHFQEIRMLKKVVTVYPGDVLITSCTYNTENKTLATVGGFGILEEMCVNYVHYYPQTELELCKSAVDDGFLQKYFHTVNRFSSEEVCTCPQASVPQQFATVPWNSFNRDMLKALYDYAPISMHCNKTSAVRFPGEWDLQPLPKITSTLEEPTPRCPIRLTQSPANPTVPITTEADAE is encoded by the exons ATGCAAGCTCATCTCAGTCACCAGCCTTGTTGGAGCAGCCTCCCAAGCCCCAGCGTCCGTGAGGTGGCTTCCATGTACGGCACTGCTGTGGCCATCTTCCTGGTCATCCTGGTGGCCGCACTGCGGGGCTCGGAGCCTCCAGAGAGCCCCTTCCCCTACCACATCCCCCTGGACCCCGAAGGGATTTTAGAGCTCTCATGGAACGTCAGCTATGTCCAGGAGGTCATCCACTTCCAGCTCCAGGTGCAAGGGCTGAGGGCTGGGGTCCTGTTTGGAATGTCGGATCGAGGAGAGATGGAGAACGCAGATCTCATCATGCTCTGGACTGATGGGGACAGGGCCTACTTTGCG GATGCCTGGAGTGACCGGAAAGGGCAGATCCATCTGGATTCCCAGCAAGACTACCAGCTGCTCCAGGCACAGAGGACTCGGGATGGCCTGTCCCTGCTCTTCAAGAGGCCCTTTGTCACCTGCGACCCCAAGGATTATGTCATTGAG gaTGACACTGTCCATCTAGTGTATGGGATCTTGGAAGAGCCATTTCAGTCGCTGGAGGCCATCAACACCTCAGGCCTGCATACAGGGCTGCAGCGGGTGCAGCTTCTGAAGTCTGAGGTCCCCACTCCATCCATGCCTGAGGATGTACAAACCATGGATATCCGGGCTCCTGACATCCTCATCCCCGACAATGAGACCACGTACTGGTGCTATATCACTGAGCTACCCCCACACTTCCCCCGACACCACATCATCATG TATGAGGCCATTGTCACTGAGGGCAATGAGGCCCTGGTGCACCACATGGAGGTCTTCCAATGTGCAGCTGAGTCTGAGGACTTCCCCAAGTTCAACGGACCCTGTGACTCCAAAATGAAGCCTGACCGACTCAACTACTGTCGGCACGTGCTGGCAGCATGGGCCCTGGGTGCCAAG GCATTTTACTACCCAAAAGAAGCTGGTGTCCTCTTTGGGGGCCCAGGGTCCTCCCGGTTTCTCCGACTGGAAGTTCATTACCACAACCCACGGAAGATACAAG GCCGGCAGGACTCCTCTGGCATCCGCCTACACTACACAGCTACTCTCCGACGCTATGATGCGGGCATCATGGAGCTCGGACTGGTGTATACACCCTTGATGGCCATCCCCCCTCAGGAGACTGCCTTTGTGTTGACCGGCTACTGCACAGACAAGTGCACCCAGATG GCACTGCAGGACTCCGGAATCCACATCTTTGCCTCTCAGCTTCATACACACCTGACGGGCAGGAAGGTGGTTACTGTGCTCGCCAGGGATGGCCAAGAGAGGAAGGTGGTGAACAGGGACAACCACTACAGCCCCCACTTCCAG GAGATCAGAATGCTGAAGAAGGTTGTGACAGTCTACCCG gggGACGTGCTCATCACTTCATGCACGTACAACACAGAAAACAAGACGCTGGCCACAGTG GGGGGGTTCGGAATCTTGGAGGAGATGTGCGTCAACTATGTCCACTACTACCCCCAGACAGAGCTGGAACTCTGCAAGAGTGCCGTGGACGACGGCTTCCTACAGAAATACTTCCACACAGTAAACAG GTTCAGCAGTGAGGAGGTCTGCACCTGCCCTCAGGCTTCAGTCCCCCAGCAGTTTGCCACTGTGCCCTGGAACTCTTTCAATCGGGATATGCTCAAGGCTCTGTATGACTACGCCCCTATCTCCATGCATTGCAACAAGACTTCTGCTGTCCGCTTCCCG GGAGAGTGGGATCTGCAGCCTTTGCCTAAGATCACCTCCACGCTGGAAGAACCCACCCCACGCTGCCCCATCCGACTGACTCAGAGCCCCGCTAACCCCACTGTGCCCATCACAACAGAGGCAGATGCTGAATAG